From the genome of Luteolibacter arcticus, one region includes:
- a CDS encoding aldo/keto reductase — MEHRLLGGSGLKVPVLTLGTGTFGGDGPLFSAWGNSQVEDAKRLIDISLEAGLNMFDSADVYSAGQAEEILGKAIAGRRDEVIISTKSTFRTGEGPNDLGSSRHHLTRAIERSLKRLGTDYIDLFQLHGFDAQTPVEETLATLDGFVKAGKIRYLGVSNFSGWHLMKSLAVTEKYGWTRYVAHQAYYSLIGRSYEWDLMPLGLDQKVGAVVWSPLGWARLTGKIRRGTPLPKDSRLQSQLNVDIAPPVDDEYLYRVVDALDEVAAETGKTVPQIAINWILQRPTVSTVVIGARNEEQLRQNLGAVGWNLTKEQVAKLDAASDTPRAYPYFHQAYFERNPSPVA, encoded by the coding sequence ATGGAACATCGACTTCTCGGCGGCTCGGGCCTCAAGGTCCCCGTCCTCACGCTCGGCACCGGCACCTTCGGCGGCGATGGCCCGCTCTTCTCCGCTTGGGGTAATAGCCAGGTCGAGGACGCCAAGCGGCTCATCGACATCAGCCTGGAAGCCGGGCTGAACATGTTCGACAGCGCCGACGTCTACTCCGCGGGCCAGGCGGAGGAAATCCTGGGCAAGGCCATCGCCGGCCGCCGCGACGAGGTGATCATCTCGACCAAGTCCACCTTCCGCACCGGCGAGGGACCGAATGATCTCGGCTCGTCCCGCCATCACCTGACCCGCGCGATCGAGCGCAGCCTGAAGCGCCTCGGCACCGACTACATCGATCTTTTCCAGCTCCACGGCTTCGACGCGCAGACCCCGGTCGAGGAGACGCTCGCCACGCTCGATGGCTTCGTGAAGGCCGGCAAGATCCGCTACCTCGGCGTGTCGAATTTCTCCGGCTGGCACCTCATGAAATCGCTCGCCGTCACCGAGAAATACGGCTGGACCCGCTACGTCGCGCACCAGGCCTACTACTCACTCATCGGCCGCAGCTACGAGTGGGATCTGATGCCGCTCGGCCTCGACCAAAAGGTCGGCGCGGTCGTGTGGAGCCCGCTCGGCTGGGCCCGCCTCACCGGCAAGATCCGCCGCGGCACCCCGCTGCCGAAGGACAGCCGCCTGCAATCCCAGCTCAATGTGGATATCGCCCCGCCGGTCGATGACGAATATCTTTACCGCGTGGTCGATGCGCTCGACGAGGTCGCCGCGGAAACCGGCAAGACCGTCCCGCAGATCGCGATCAACTGGATTCTCCAGCGCCCAACCGTTTCCACGGTCGTCATCGGCGCGCGCAATGAAGAGCAGCTCCGCCAGAACCTCGGCGCGGTCGGCTGGAACCTTACAAAAGAGCAGGTGGCCAAACTCGATGCCGCGAGCGATACACCAAGGGCGTATCCGTATTTCCACCAGGCCTACTTCGAGCGGAACCCCTCGCCCGTCGCCTGA
- a CDS encoding ArsR/SmtB family transcription factor, protein MKPYTHPSIREVTLPMVMQALSDPMRIEILRTLMDAGELACGDIPLTISKATVSHHFAVLREAGLILTRTEGTRCLNSVRQEELEARFPGLIDLVMAEKTKKSGKKAKV, encoded by the coding sequence ATGAAGCCCTACACCCATCCATCGATCCGCGAAGTCACCCTGCCGATGGTGATGCAAGCGCTGTCGGATCCGATGCGGATCGAGATCCTGCGGACGCTGATGGATGCCGGCGAGCTGGCCTGCGGCGACATCCCGCTGACGATTTCCAAGGCGACGGTGTCGCATCACTTCGCGGTGCTGCGCGAGGCCGGGCTGATCCTCACCCGCACCGAGGGCACACGCTGCCTGAACTCCGTGCGGCAGGAGGAGCTGGAGGCGCGTTTTCCCGGGCTGATCGATCTGGTGATGGCGGAAAAAACGAAGAAATCCGGGAAGAAGGCGAAGGTCTGA
- a CDS encoding (2Fe-2S)-binding protein: MKTFTLQVNGQPRTAEVAEDTPLLWVLRDHLDLVGTKFGCGMSLCGACTVHLDGQAVRACVTPVSAVGERKVTTIEGLATNGKLTALQQAWCDLDVAQCGYCQAGQIMCATALLNEKPDPTDEDIDLAMSGNLCRCATYTRIRQAIHTAAAK; the protein is encoded by the coding sequence ATGAAAACCTTCACGCTTCAGGTCAATGGCCAGCCGCGCACCGCGGAAGTGGCCGAAGACACGCCCCTCCTGTGGGTGCTGCGGGATCACCTCGATCTCGTTGGCACGAAATTCGGCTGCGGCATGAGCCTGTGCGGCGCGTGCACGGTGCACCTCGACGGGCAGGCGGTCCGCGCCTGCGTGACGCCGGTTTCCGCCGTCGGCGAACGCAAGGTCACCACCATCGAAGGCCTCGCCACGAACGGCAAGCTGACCGCGCTGCAGCAGGCGTGGTGCGACCTCGACGTCGCCCAATGCGGCTACTGCCAGGCAGGGCAGATCATGTGCGCCACGGCCCTGCTCAATGAAAAGCCGGACCCGACCGATGAGGACATCGATCTGGCGATGTCGGGGAATCTCTGCCGCTGCGCGACCTACACGCGCATCCGCCAAGCCATCCATACCGCCGCCGCGAAATGA